The following proteins are encoded in a genomic region of Jaculus jaculus isolate mJacJac1 chromosome 13, mJacJac1.mat.Y.cur, whole genome shotgun sequence:
- the LOC101618061 gene encoding histone H2B type 1-A, whose protein sequence is MPELASKGATISKKGFKKAVSKAQKKEGRKRKRSRKESYSIYIYKVLKQVHPDTGISSKAMGIMNSFVNDIFERIAGEASRLAHYNKRSTITSREIQTAVRLLLPGELAKHAVSEGTKAVTKYTSSK, encoded by the coding sequence ATGCCAGAGCTAGCCTCCAAAGGCGCCACCATTTCCAAAAAGGGCTTCAAGAAGGCTGTGAGTAAAGcgcagaagaaggaagggaggaagcgcAAGCGCAGCCGCAAGGAGAGCTACTCCATCTACATCTACAAGGTGCTGAAGCAGGTGCACCCCGACACGGGCATCTCGTCCAAGGCCATGGGCATCATGAACTCGTTCGTGAACGACATCTTCGAGCGCATCGCGGGCGAGGCGTCGCGCCTGGCGCACTACAACAAGCGCTCGACCATCACGTCGCGGGAGATCCAGACGGCCGTGCGCCTGCTGCTGCCCGGGGAGCTGGCCAAGCACGCCGTGTCCGAGGGCACCAAGGCCGTCACCAAGTACACCAGCTCCAAGTAG